A genomic stretch from Alosa sapidissima isolate fAloSap1 chromosome 3, fAloSap1.pri, whole genome shotgun sequence includes:
- the ubn2b gene encoding ubinuclein-2b isoform X2, translated as MAEQRKVPFVTLATFNTTPASEPKKRRREEETDTSQGKNGGVGSAATGPGGGGSLFGNIKGNVSVSDGTSGEPKAVTVRLNISLSEPSEKGSTEYNYGELVQSTQVKKTPQVLAPSFDPTDPFGDDARERQQVEALAKKFESKYANPNKKKRKDRIQDLVDIGYGYDETDPFIDNSEAYDELVPASLTTKLGGFYINTGTLQFRAASESEGEDGGKDGNSLKKPKDVEERVIKKRRKKQDGNLEEKKPRKIRVPKTGVLSLNRPEKKKRKKLMKDSLNLAAMLRRFAREKEEMRKKQPAAALKLSRGPSSANTTPSTAQCPPGMLNSHPQSVSAITPGGDFNMADLTTDPAVMSLLGGASENEMLQDLMGDLDFGLLDSPQPGSPRHQGENGNLAPAGMKAGGAAAALRGQRGLLNPPPLPNGLPGPLIKRIEDLRAASRQFDQEGRKKFFTLDMNNILLDIELQVQEQPTESRSAIYSHLEAFVPCNKEALLKRLKKLSLNIQDDRLRTPLLKLKLAVCSVMPEQIARYNMDCMARVAKQQSEEGEKNGSEEEDEEKPGKRVMGPRKKFLWDDKLRNLLCSLVRVKLGCYEREGQNSLSAEDYLKAFMETEVKPLWPKGWMQARMLFKESRMAHSHLTGNSVKKRIVPTPKAKSKEVGWVQKSAPLVDLASPLALAARQHAPPESEPICLSDSLDEDLATPSLDSISQALALLSNAAKDLIHNEAPSGAAGAAQPQASPLLHKKGHGSLVSSGHYVSTSFSPAAAAALAAASSASRAAAAHGDGMGLAKGSPLAQAHRHSAMDSARTPTSKASMSPSGMSPSSSVVKARPPPTASPLLPPQHKAFGLPGSSKAGKSGGPADSVLGGTAVQARGPHMLLSPHHLPSKAPPQQQGAPQDSVRASPAPSPPQPRTPPTQQQQQPQPQGFITPMQATLTKSSHSSSSPILKLTPRPPAPTSASPANSGSSSSPAVASQARPAQTLPVVHQYVASSSSSTPSSKAAAFRPPLSGTLRGQGNFTSSAAGQKTPSQVTSSPSVSKHAAAAASPTPSAASPANHGQRQRSVGGTGAGAKPITSVSSASATPQLSQVSSAGSALLGSAGPSLPLGFGMLGGLVPVSLPFQFPSLLNLAPPGVTSATAGTGPSVTSSSAYALTQNVSQTQGGDLKRKPL; from the exons ATGGCCGAACAGCGAAAGGTACCTTTCGTCACTCTCGCTACCTTTAACACCACACCAGCCTCGGAACCCAAGAAACGTCGTCGGGAGGAGGAAACCGATACCAGCCAGGGGAAAAATGGAGGGGTTGGAAGTGCAGCAACCGGGCCAGGGGGTGGTGGCAGCTTGTTCGGTAACATAAAAGGAAATGTAAGCGTTTCAGACGGAACTTCTGGAGAACCCAAGGCAGTCACCGTGCGTTTAAATATCTCTTTGTCTGAGCCTAGTGAAAAGGGATCTACAGAATACAACTACGGAGAGCTGGTCCAGTCAACTCAG GTAAAGAAGACTCCTCAAGTATTGGCTCCTAGCTTTGATCCCACTGATCCCTTTGGTGACgatgcgagagagagacagcaggtgGAAGCACTTGCCAAAAAGTTTGAGAGCAAATAT GCAAACCCAAACAAAAAGAAGAGGAAGGATAGGATCCAGGATCTTGTGGACATTGGATATGGTTATGATGAGACGGACCCGTTTATAGATAATTCAGAGGCT TATGATGAGCTGGTCCCAGCCTCCTTGACCACTAAACTGGGTGGTTTTTACATCAACACGGGTACACTGCAGTTTCGGGCTGCCTCAGAATCTGAGGGCGAGGACGGAGGAAAAGATGGGAATTCACTTAAG AAGCCAAAAGATGTTGAGGAGAGGGTGATCAAGAAAAGACGAAAAAAGCAAGATGGCAATTTAGAGGAGAAGAAACCAAGAAAGATCAGAGTGCCAAAGACAGG AGTCTTGTCCCTGAACCGTCCAGAGAAGAAGAAGCGCAAGAAGCTGATGAAGGACTCGCTGAACCTGGCGGCCATGCTGCGCCGCTTCGCCCGCGAGAAGGAGGAGATGCGCAAGAAGCAGCCTGCGGCTGCCCTCAAGCTGTCACGTGGCCCGTCCAGTGCCAACACCACGCCAAGCACCGCCCAGTGCCCACCGGGCATGCTGAACTCGCACCCCCAGTCTGTCTCTGCCATCACCCCCGGTGGCGACTTCAACATGGCCGACCTGACCACTGACCCGGCAGTGATGTCGCTGCTGGGCGGCGCCAGTGAGAACGAGATGCTGCAGGACCTGATGGGGGACCTGGACTTCGGCCTGCTGGACTCGCCCCAGCCCGGGAGCCCCAGGCACCAAGGCGAGAATGGAAACTTGGCACCAGCAGGAATGAAGGCGGGAGGCGCGGCTGCAGCCTTACGTGGGCAGAGAGGACTCCTCAACCCCCCTCCACTGCCCAACGGACTGCCTGGTCCACTCATCAAACGCATCGAGGACTTGCGTGCG GCGTCACGACAGTTTGATCAGGAAGGTCGAAAGAAGTTCTTCACTCTGGACATGAACAACATTTTGCTGGA CATTGAGCTGCAGGTTCAGGAGCAGCCAACTGAATCCCGCTCAGCCATCTACTCCCACCTGGAAGCCTTTGTGCCCTGCAACAAGGAGGCCCTGCTGAAGCGCTTGAAGAAACTCAGCCTCAACATACAg gatgACCGGCTGCGCACACCTCTGCTGAAGCTCAAGCTGGCTGTCTGCAGTGTCATGCCCGAACAGATTGCGAGATACAACATGGACTGCATGGCCAGGGTTGCAAA GCAGCAGTCTGAAGAAGGAGAAAAGAATGGTTCAgaggaagaggacgaggagAAGCCAGGGAAGAGGGTCATGGGACCCCGGAAGAAGTTCCTCTGGGACGACAAACTCAG GAACTTGCTGTGTAGCCTGGTGCGTGTGAAGCTGGGCTGCTACGAGCGGGAGGGCCAGAACTCGCTCTCGGCTGAGGACTACCTCAAAGCCTTCATGGAGACAGAGGTCAAACCACTGTGGCCTAAAGGCTGGATGCAggccag GATGCTGTTCAAAGAAAGCCGCATGGCCCACAGTCACCTCACTGGCAACTC AGTAAAGAAAAGAATTGTACCCACACCAAAAGCTAAATCCAAG GAGGTTGGTTGGGTCCAGAAGTCCGCGCCGCTCGTTGACTTGGCCTCTCCGCTAGCGTTGGCGGCACGGCAACACGCCCCGCCCGAGTCGGAGCCCATCTGCCTGTCGGACTCCCTGGACGAGGACCTGGCCACGCCGTCCCTGGACTCCATCTCCCAGGCGCTGGCGCTGCTCAGCAACGCGGCCAAGGATCTCATCCACAACGAGGCTCCGTCAGGGGCGGCCGGCGCCGCCCAGCCGCAGGCCTCCCCGCTCCTCCACAAGAAGGGCCACGGCTCGCTGGTGTCCAGCGGGCACTACGTCTCTACCTCCTTCTcccccgccgccgccgccgccctcGCTGCCGCGTCCTCTGCTTCCAGGGCAGCCGCCGCCCACGGCGACGGGATGGGCCTGGCCAAGGGCTCGCCGCTGGCTCAGGCTCACAGACACTCGGCAATGGACTCGGCGCGGACTCCCACGAGCAAGGCCTCCATGTCCCCCTCGGGCATGTCGCCCTCCTCCTCCGTGGTGAAGGCCCGGCCGCCCCCCACCGCCTCCCCGCTCCTGCCCCCACAGCACAAGGCATTTGGCCTGCCAGGCTCCAGTAAAGCGGGCAAGAGCGGTGGCCCAGCGGACAGTGTTTTGGGCGGCACTGCGGTGCAGGCGCGCGGCCCACACATGCTGCTCTCGCCTCACCACCTGCCCTCCAAAGCGCCGCCGCAACAGCAGGGCGCCCCTCAGGACTCGGTCAGGGCGTCTCCGGCCCCCTCGCCCCCCCAGCCGCGCACCCCTcccacccagcagcagcagcagccgcagcCACAGGGCTTCATCACGCCCATGCAGGCCACCCTCACCAAGTCCTCCCACAGCTCCAGCTCCCCCATCCTGAAACTGACCCCTCGGCCCCCGGCCCCGACGTCGGCCTCCCCCGCCAATTcgggctcctcttcctccccagcTGTCGCCTCACAGGCGCGACCTGCTCAGACCCTCCCCGTCGTACACCAGTACGTTGCCTCCTCTTCGTCCTCCACACCTTCCTCCAAAGCGGCAGCGTTCCGCCCCCCTCTCTCAGGCACCCTCAGGGGGCAGGGTAACTTCACCAGCTCCGCTGCGGGGCAGAAGACCCCCTCTCAGGTCACCAGTTCCCCCTCTGTCTCCAAACATGCGGCAGCAGCCGCCAGTCCCACCCCAAGTGCTGCCAGCCCCGCCAATCATGGGCAGCGTCAGAGGTCTGTAGGTGGGACAGGTGCTGGAGCTAAGCCAATCACATCCGTCTCTTCAGCATCAGCTACCCCGCAGTTGTCACAG GTGTCGTCAGCGGGCAGTGCCCTCTTGGGCTCGGCCGGCCCGTCTCTGCCGCTGGGCTTTGGCATGTTGGGGGGCCTGGTGCCCGTCTCCCTGCCTTTCCAGTTCCCCTCGCTGCTCAACCTGGCTCCGCCTGGGGTCACCAGTGCCACAGCGGGCACAGGCCCCTCGGTCACTAGCAGCTCAGCATACGCCCTAACACAGA ATGTCAGTCAAACCCAGGGCGGGGATCTTAAAAGGAAGCCCCTTTGA
- the ubn2b gene encoding ubinuclein-2b isoform X1: MAEQRKVPFVTLATFNTTPASEPKKRRREEETDTSQGKNGGVGSAATGPGGGGSLFGNIKGNVSVSDGTSGEPKAVTVRLNISLSEPSEKGSTEYNYGELVQSTQVKKTPQVLAPSFDPTDPFGDDARERQQVEALAKKFESKYANPNKKKRKDRIQDLVDIGYGYDETDPFIDNSEAYDELVPASLTTKLGGFYINTGTLQFRAASESEGEDGGKDGNSLKKPKDVEERVIKKRRKKQDGNLEEKKPRKIRVPKTGVLSLNRPEKKKRKKLMKDSLNLAAMLRRFAREKEEMRKKQPAAALKLSRGPSSANTTPSTAQCPPGMLNSHPQSVSAITPGGDFNMADLTTDPAVMSLLGGASENEMLQDLMGDLDFGLLDSPQPGSPRHQGENGNLAPAGMKAGGAAAALRGQRGLLNPPPLPNGLPGPLIKRIEDLRAASRQFDQEGRKKFFTLDMNNILLDIELQVQEQPTESRSAIYSHLEAFVPCNKEALLKRLKKLSLNIQDDRLRTPLLKLKLAVCSVMPEQIARYNMDCMARVAKQQSEEGEKNGSEEEDEEKPGKRVMGPRKKFLWDDKLRNLLCSLVRVKLGCYEREGQNSLSAEDYLKAFMETEVKPLWPKGWMQARMLFKESRMAHSHLTGNSVKKRIVPTPKAKSKEVGWVQKSAPLVDLASPLALAARQHAPPESEPICLSDSLDEDLATPSLDSISQALALLSNAAKDLIHNEAPSGAAGAAQPQASPLLHKKGHGSLVSSGHYVSTSFSPAAAAALAAASSASRAAAAHGDGMGLAKGSPLAQAHRHSAMDSARTPTSKASMSPSGMSPSSSVVKARPPPTASPLLPPQHKAFGLPGSSKAGKSGGPADSVLGGTAVQARGPHMLLSPHHLPSKAPPQQQGAPQDSVRASPAPSPPQPRTPPTQQQQQPQPQGFITPMQATLTKSSHSSSSPILKLTPRPPAPTSASPANSGSSSSPAVASQARPAQTLPVVHQYVASSSSSTPSSKAAAFRPPLSGTLRGQGNFTSSAAGQKTPSQVTSSPSVSKHAAAAASPTPSAASPANHGQRQRSVGGTGAGAKPITSVSSASATPQLSQVSSAGSALLGSAGPSLPLGFGMLGGLVPVSLPFQFPSLLNLAPPGVTSATAGTGPSVTSSSAYALTQNLLKSLQSGSQAALPPHLQLAFPDVSQTQGGDLKRKPL; the protein is encoded by the exons ATGGCCGAACAGCGAAAGGTACCTTTCGTCACTCTCGCTACCTTTAACACCACACCAGCCTCGGAACCCAAGAAACGTCGTCGGGAGGAGGAAACCGATACCAGCCAGGGGAAAAATGGAGGGGTTGGAAGTGCAGCAACCGGGCCAGGGGGTGGTGGCAGCTTGTTCGGTAACATAAAAGGAAATGTAAGCGTTTCAGACGGAACTTCTGGAGAACCCAAGGCAGTCACCGTGCGTTTAAATATCTCTTTGTCTGAGCCTAGTGAAAAGGGATCTACAGAATACAACTACGGAGAGCTGGTCCAGTCAACTCAG GTAAAGAAGACTCCTCAAGTATTGGCTCCTAGCTTTGATCCCACTGATCCCTTTGGTGACgatgcgagagagagacagcaggtgGAAGCACTTGCCAAAAAGTTTGAGAGCAAATAT GCAAACCCAAACAAAAAGAAGAGGAAGGATAGGATCCAGGATCTTGTGGACATTGGATATGGTTATGATGAGACGGACCCGTTTATAGATAATTCAGAGGCT TATGATGAGCTGGTCCCAGCCTCCTTGACCACTAAACTGGGTGGTTTTTACATCAACACGGGTACACTGCAGTTTCGGGCTGCCTCAGAATCTGAGGGCGAGGACGGAGGAAAAGATGGGAATTCACTTAAG AAGCCAAAAGATGTTGAGGAGAGGGTGATCAAGAAAAGACGAAAAAAGCAAGATGGCAATTTAGAGGAGAAGAAACCAAGAAAGATCAGAGTGCCAAAGACAGG AGTCTTGTCCCTGAACCGTCCAGAGAAGAAGAAGCGCAAGAAGCTGATGAAGGACTCGCTGAACCTGGCGGCCATGCTGCGCCGCTTCGCCCGCGAGAAGGAGGAGATGCGCAAGAAGCAGCCTGCGGCTGCCCTCAAGCTGTCACGTGGCCCGTCCAGTGCCAACACCACGCCAAGCACCGCCCAGTGCCCACCGGGCATGCTGAACTCGCACCCCCAGTCTGTCTCTGCCATCACCCCCGGTGGCGACTTCAACATGGCCGACCTGACCACTGACCCGGCAGTGATGTCGCTGCTGGGCGGCGCCAGTGAGAACGAGATGCTGCAGGACCTGATGGGGGACCTGGACTTCGGCCTGCTGGACTCGCCCCAGCCCGGGAGCCCCAGGCACCAAGGCGAGAATGGAAACTTGGCACCAGCAGGAATGAAGGCGGGAGGCGCGGCTGCAGCCTTACGTGGGCAGAGAGGACTCCTCAACCCCCCTCCACTGCCCAACGGACTGCCTGGTCCACTCATCAAACGCATCGAGGACTTGCGTGCG GCGTCACGACAGTTTGATCAGGAAGGTCGAAAGAAGTTCTTCACTCTGGACATGAACAACATTTTGCTGGA CATTGAGCTGCAGGTTCAGGAGCAGCCAACTGAATCCCGCTCAGCCATCTACTCCCACCTGGAAGCCTTTGTGCCCTGCAACAAGGAGGCCCTGCTGAAGCGCTTGAAGAAACTCAGCCTCAACATACAg gatgACCGGCTGCGCACACCTCTGCTGAAGCTCAAGCTGGCTGTCTGCAGTGTCATGCCCGAACAGATTGCGAGATACAACATGGACTGCATGGCCAGGGTTGCAAA GCAGCAGTCTGAAGAAGGAGAAAAGAATGGTTCAgaggaagaggacgaggagAAGCCAGGGAAGAGGGTCATGGGACCCCGGAAGAAGTTCCTCTGGGACGACAAACTCAG GAACTTGCTGTGTAGCCTGGTGCGTGTGAAGCTGGGCTGCTACGAGCGGGAGGGCCAGAACTCGCTCTCGGCTGAGGACTACCTCAAAGCCTTCATGGAGACAGAGGTCAAACCACTGTGGCCTAAAGGCTGGATGCAggccag GATGCTGTTCAAAGAAAGCCGCATGGCCCACAGTCACCTCACTGGCAACTC AGTAAAGAAAAGAATTGTACCCACACCAAAAGCTAAATCCAAG GAGGTTGGTTGGGTCCAGAAGTCCGCGCCGCTCGTTGACTTGGCCTCTCCGCTAGCGTTGGCGGCACGGCAACACGCCCCGCCCGAGTCGGAGCCCATCTGCCTGTCGGACTCCCTGGACGAGGACCTGGCCACGCCGTCCCTGGACTCCATCTCCCAGGCGCTGGCGCTGCTCAGCAACGCGGCCAAGGATCTCATCCACAACGAGGCTCCGTCAGGGGCGGCCGGCGCCGCCCAGCCGCAGGCCTCCCCGCTCCTCCACAAGAAGGGCCACGGCTCGCTGGTGTCCAGCGGGCACTACGTCTCTACCTCCTTCTcccccgccgccgccgccgccctcGCTGCCGCGTCCTCTGCTTCCAGGGCAGCCGCCGCCCACGGCGACGGGATGGGCCTGGCCAAGGGCTCGCCGCTGGCTCAGGCTCACAGACACTCGGCAATGGACTCGGCGCGGACTCCCACGAGCAAGGCCTCCATGTCCCCCTCGGGCATGTCGCCCTCCTCCTCCGTGGTGAAGGCCCGGCCGCCCCCCACCGCCTCCCCGCTCCTGCCCCCACAGCACAAGGCATTTGGCCTGCCAGGCTCCAGTAAAGCGGGCAAGAGCGGTGGCCCAGCGGACAGTGTTTTGGGCGGCACTGCGGTGCAGGCGCGCGGCCCACACATGCTGCTCTCGCCTCACCACCTGCCCTCCAAAGCGCCGCCGCAACAGCAGGGCGCCCCTCAGGACTCGGTCAGGGCGTCTCCGGCCCCCTCGCCCCCCCAGCCGCGCACCCCTcccacccagcagcagcagcagccgcagcCACAGGGCTTCATCACGCCCATGCAGGCCACCCTCACCAAGTCCTCCCACAGCTCCAGCTCCCCCATCCTGAAACTGACCCCTCGGCCCCCGGCCCCGACGTCGGCCTCCCCCGCCAATTcgggctcctcttcctccccagcTGTCGCCTCACAGGCGCGACCTGCTCAGACCCTCCCCGTCGTACACCAGTACGTTGCCTCCTCTTCGTCCTCCACACCTTCCTCCAAAGCGGCAGCGTTCCGCCCCCCTCTCTCAGGCACCCTCAGGGGGCAGGGTAACTTCACCAGCTCCGCTGCGGGGCAGAAGACCCCCTCTCAGGTCACCAGTTCCCCCTCTGTCTCCAAACATGCGGCAGCAGCCGCCAGTCCCACCCCAAGTGCTGCCAGCCCCGCCAATCATGGGCAGCGTCAGAGGTCTGTAGGTGGGACAGGTGCTGGAGCTAAGCCAATCACATCCGTCTCTTCAGCATCAGCTACCCCGCAGTTGTCACAG GTGTCGTCAGCGGGCAGTGCCCTCTTGGGCTCGGCCGGCCCGTCTCTGCCGCTGGGCTTTGGCATGTTGGGGGGCCTGGTGCCCGTCTCCCTGCCTTTCCAGTTCCCCTCGCTGCTCAACCTGGCTCCGCCTGGGGTCACCAGTGCCACAGCGGGCACAGGCCCCTCGGTCACTAGCAGCTCAGCATACGCCCTAACACAGA ATCTGTTAAAGAGTCTCCAGTCAGGGTCTCAGGCTGCTCTACCCCCCCACTTGCAACTGGCTTTCCCAG ATGTCAGTCAAACCCAGGGCGGGGATCTTAAAAGGAAGCCCCTTTGA
- the trir gene encoding telomerase RNA component interacting RNase translates to MDDKRENNATPQGSSSESSGNSPASPASPAHGAGKGAGANAFANDGSFMEMFKKKMEEERRKKGSEQASPSEESTADQGQSTVEKRTSSVASFVGKRRGGAKLTLKTGMVAKKQKLDPELEGKGDAWTKYMAEVKKYKAHQCGDDDKTRPLVK, encoded by the exons ATGGATGATAAGCGTGAAAACAACGCAACCCCTCAAGGCAGCAGCAGTGAATCCAGCGGCAACAGCCCCGCGTCACCTGCAAGCCCAGCACATGGAGCCGGGAAAGGAGCAGGGGCCAACGCATTCGCCAATGATGGTAGCTTTATGGAAATGTTCAAGAAGAAGATGGAAGAGGAGCGAAGAAAAAAGGGATCGGAGCAAGCCAGCCCCTCCGAAGAAAGTACTGCTGATCAAGGACAGTCGACTGTGGAAAAGAGGACGAGTAGCGTGGCCAGCTTT GTGGGGAAGCGGAGAGGGGGCGCCAAATTGACCCTAAAGACCGGCATGGTTGCAAAGAAGCAGAAATTGGACCCAGAG CTTGAGGGGAAAGGGGACGCCTGGACTAAGTACATGGCTGAGGTGAAAAAGTACAAAGCTCACCAGTGTGGAGACGATGACAAAACCAGGCCCCTGGTGAAATGA